GGGCAATCTGGCGCAGCGGGGCTTCAATGGCGCGGCGGATGATGTTCACGCCGGCCAGTTCGTCGTCGTCAGCGGGCTTGATGGTGTCAAGCACCTTGGACACGCGGATGAGGGCCGTGCCGCCGCCAGGAACAATGCCTTCTTCCACAGCAGCGCGGGTAGCGTTGAGGGCGTCTTCCACGCGGTCCTTCTTTTCCTTCATTTCCACTTCGGTGGCAGCGCCCACATGCACCACGGCAACGCCGCCCACCAGCTTGGCCAGGCGTTCCTGGAGCTTTTCGCGGTCGTAGTCGGAAGTGGCTTCTTCCACCTGGGCGCGGATCTGCTTCACGCGGGCGGTGATGTCGGCCTTCTTGCCGGCGCCGTCAACGATGGTGGTGTTTTCCTTGTCGATGACCACGCGCTTGGCGGTGCCCAGGTCGGTGAGGGCCATGCTTTCCAGCTTGGTGCCGGTGTCATCGGAAGCCACCAGGCCGCCGGTGAGGATGGCGATATCCTGCAGCATGGCCTTGCGGCGATCACCAAAGCCGGGAGCCTTGACGGCCACCACCTGCAGGGCGCCACGCAGCTTGTTCACCACCAGGGTAGCCAGCGCTTCGCCTTCCACATCTTCGGCGATGATGAGCAGAGGACGGTTCACCTTGGCCACCTGTTCCAGAACAGGCAGCATGTCCTTCATATTGGAAATCTTCTTTTCAGAGCAGAGGATGAAGGGATTGTCCATCTCGCACTGCATCTTTTCGGCATTGGTGGCAAAGTAGGGGGAGAGGTAGCCACGGTCAAAGCGCATGCCTTCCACCACGTCCATGGTGGTTTCCAGGCCCTTGGCTTCTTCAACGGTAATCACGCCTTCCTTGCCCACCTTGGCCATGGCTTCGGCAATGATGTTGCCGATGGTGGCATCGGAGTTGGCGGAAATGGTGCCGATCTGGGCAATTTCCTTCTGATCGCGGGTGGGCTTGGCCAGATTGGCCAGTTCGCCGATGAGGGCTTCCACAGCCTTGTCCACGCCACGCTTGATGGCCATGGGATTGCGGCCGGCAGCCACGAGCTTCACGCCTTCATGATAGATGGCCTGGGCCAGGATGGTGGCGGTGGTGGTGCCATCGCCGGCGGCGTCGGAAGTCTTGGAGGCCACTTCCTTCACCAGCTGGGCGCCCATGTTCTCGAACTTGTCTTCCAGCTCGATTTCCTTGGCAACGGTCACACCGTCCTTGGTGATGACGGGAGCGCCAAAGGCCTTTTCGATGGCCACGTTACGGCCCTTGGGGCCGAGGGTCACCTTAACGGCATTGGCGAGCTTGTCCACGCCACGGGCCAGTTTTTCGCGAGCTTTGACGTCGAAGAGAACTTCTTTAGCAGCCATGATATTGTCTCCTTAAGGAAATGATCGGGTTATGCAGGAAGAATTAGTCGAGAATGGCGAGGATGTCGTCTTCGCGCATCACGAGGTGTTCAACACCGTCCAGCTTCACTTCGGTGCCGGCATACTTGTTGAACAGCACGGTGTCGCCAACCTTCACGGACATTTCGATGCGGTTGCCGTTTTCCACCTTGCCGGGACCCACGGCGATCACTTCACCCTTGGAGGGCTTTTCCTTGGCGGTATCGGGAATGAAAAGGCCGCCGGCGGTCTTTTCTTCGGATTCGACGCGCTTGACCAGTACACGGTCATGGAGAGGTTTCAGGTTCATGGTATTCCTCCAAAAGAATTTTTATCTTGAGTGCAGCCGCTGGCTGCTCGAGTGTCGGATCGGGGTGTGGGTGATGTCCATATCCCCCGCATCGGCATAGAGATAAGACACCCTGCGAAATTGAAAAGAGGTAAATGGAAAAATTTTTTTCTTCGGCGGGAATTTTTATTTTTTTATCATAAATATCAATATGTTATAAATAATGCGAAAAGGTGTCGCTTGGTCATGTGTCCAGCGGGGACAGGCGGGAAGCTCCGGTCCACGCCGGAAAAAGGACTGTCGCGGCAGGATGTTGGCAACATGGGGCGCACGGGCTGCCCGCCCCGGCGAGGGCGCGCCCTCGTTCGCCTGGCGGCAGGACGAGGGCCTTTTCCTTTCTGGAAAAGGCGGCACCCTCCATCCCCGTTTGCTGCTTGTGCGGCGGCAGGCGCAGCCTCCCCGTGATCAACTCATCGGCCCGGCACTCCTCCGCCCGCGTGGCGGCACGATGCCGGCGGCGGGCACGGCGTCTGGAGCGAAGGCGTACCTTCCCCGTCCGTGCGGCGGCAGAAAAAACGGGCGCACCAAGGTCACGCACCGGGAATGCAGCGCCCCTGCCGGCAGGCAAACGGGGCCGGGGAATGGGACAGGATAGCGCACGAGGGCGGCGAGGGGGCGCATGTTTCCGGCAGCCCGCAGGGCCGGGCAGGGACATGCCGCAGGCATAGAAGAAAAAAAGGGAGGAAGCTGCCCTTTCCGGCAGACCGGCCGCACCGGTCTGTCATGAAAGGCGCTTTCCTCCCTTGTCGTGCGTATGGCGGGAGCGGGGTCTAGAAGCCGCAGATCTTTTCGGGGGGCAGGATGATGAAGCCGTTGTCCTTCAGCAGGTCAATGGCCATGTCCACCTTGTCAAAGCGGAAGATCATGATGGCGCGGTCACAGTCATGCCGCAGGAAGGCATACATGTATTCCACGTTGATGTCATGCTGGGACACCAGTTGCAGCACGCTGTCCAGGCCGCCGGGACGGTCGGGCACCTCCACCGCCACCACCGAGGTGCGGCCGAGGGTAAAGCCCTTTTCCTTCAGCACGTTCTTGGCATGCTCCGGATTGCAGACAATGAGGCGCAGGATGCCGAAGTCAGACGTATCCGCCAGGGAAAGGGCGCGAATATTGACATTGGCTTCCGCCAGGGTGCGGGTTACTTCGGCCAGACGGCCGGCGCGATTTTCGAGAAAGACGGATATCTGTTCAGCCTTCATCTCTGGGGTCCTCCTGCTTAGGCTTTGCGGGAATCATCCTCGGAAGAGGAAGCCTGCTGCTTGTCCTTGCCGGGGGTGATGTCGATTTCGTCAGGCTCCGAGGAGGCTCGTTTGAAATTGCGGATGGCGCGCCCCAGTCCACCGCCGATTTCCGGCAGTTTCTTGGCGCCGAACAACAGCAGGACGATGACAAGAATGATGAGTATTTCCTGGGTGCCGATACCGAACATGAAAGGAGCCTCCCTTGAATTGTGGCCTGTGGCCGAATGGCTTTAGCATACGGAGCCGCTCCCGCAAGGTCAAGCGGGAACAGAGTTACCAGCTTCTTGTGACACAATCCGTGCGCTGACGCAATACGGTGTGCGTAACACTATGTAAAATCAACGCCGCCGGCTGCCCATGGCCCGCTGCACGCGGGTGGGAGACGCGGGATACTTGAAGCCTGTTTCGAGCAGGCGGTAGGCCATGCGGTCACGAGCCACGCGGCTGCTGCCCCCCAGCACCACCACCATGAGCTTCACGCCCTTCCGCTCGGCCGTCACGATGATATTGTAGCCGCTGGCGGCGGTGAAGCCCGTTTTCAGGCCGTTGACGCCCAGCACCTTGCCCAGCAGGCGGTTGGTATTGCGCATGGTCCGTCCGCCATAGGTAAAGTAGCGGGTACCGTGGTAGCGGCTGGAGGACGGATGCGTGCGCAGATAGGACAGGGCCAGGCGCATCATGTCCCTGGCGGTGGTTTTCTGACCGGCGGCGGGCAGGCCGTTGGGATTCTTGAAAACGGTGCGCGTCAGCCGCAGGGCGCGGGCCTTGCGGTTCATCATCTGCACAAAGCGCCGGGTGCTGTTGCCCGACAGAGCATGGGCCACGGCCAGGGCCGCATCATTGCCCGAGGCCACCATCATGCCCATGAGCAAATTGGACAGGCTCACGCGCTGATTGGCGCGCAGCTGCATGCGCGATCCGCCGGCCCGGGATGCCTCGCGGGTGACGCGGACAGGCTGTTGCAGGGATATGCGCCCGTCCCGGACGGCATCAAGCGCCAGATACATGGTCATGAGCTTGGTCAGGGAGGCGGGGGGAATGCTCAGATTGCCATTGCGCTCGTACAGGATTTTTCCGGTCTTCATGTTGACCAGAATGGCGGCCCGCACACCGGCACAGGCCTGGCCAGCCGGTACCAGCAGCAGGGCCAGTACCAGAAGCAGCAGGGCCGCCAGGCGGCATGCGGACCATCCGCCAGCAGCGGAGCGACGAAGAGAAGATACGGTCATGCCTGTCATACGTAAAACCGGTGGGCTTCTTCCAGGGCCTGCTTGGCAAAGGCCAGCAGCACCGGCCCCATGACAAGGCCCACGGGGCCAAAGCTGGTCAGGCCGCACAGAATGGCCAGCACCAGCACAAAAAACGGCGCCTTGATGCCCTGGCGCAGAAAGAGCGGGCGCAGCACATTGTCCACGCCGGCCACGGCCAGGGTTCCCCACAGGGCCAGCCCCACGGCGGCCATGGTCTTGCCCGTGAACCAGAGCGAAATGCACAGCGGCAGCCAGACCAGCGCCGTGCCCACAAAGGGAATGGGCGCCACCACGGCGGCCAGCAGCCCCCAGAAGGCGGGCTGGTTGATGCCCGCCACGGCAAAGCCGATGCCGCAGAGCACGCCCTGGACCATGGCCACAAGGATGATGCCCAGCATGATGCCGCGCAGGGCACGGCGAAAGGCCGAAACAAAGCGGTAGAGCATGGCCAGGGGCATTTGCAGCACGCGGGAGGTGATGAGCGCCACACGGCGCCCGTACAGGGCAAAGATGATCGTGAGGATGACAAAGAGCACCAGACACCACAGGGCGTTCATGGTGCCGCCCAGCACGTCGAAACCGCGGTTGATGAGCAGGCCCATGGAGTCGCTCAGGGTCTTGTTGATGTTCTGGACGGTTTCCCGATACGTGGATTCCAGGCCGGGATAGGCGGAGAGCTTGGCCTCAAGGGCGCGAAAGCGCTCCACCCAGTCGGCGGGCATCTGAAAATTGTTTTCCCGCAGCTCGCGCAGGCGGACAAGACCGCCTGCCACCTGGGGGGAAACCAGCAGCACCAGGGTGGCGATGGGCACGGTGACGGCGGAAATAACCAGCAGCACGTAGGCGGCCAGGGGGGATCGTTCATTGATGCGCAGGCGCAGGTGGCGCACCAGACCCGGGGGATGCTGCAGCAGCTTGCGGCGCCGGCGGAAGGCCGCATGCACAAAGCGCCGGTAAATGGGCAGGCTGAGGCAGGCAAAGCAGGCCGCCAGAAAGAGGGTGGTGGGATTGCCGCGCAGCAGCAGCACGCCCGCCAGAATGGCCAGCAAATAAAGAATGCGGGGAAAGAGCGTTTGTATCATGATGTGTTGATGGGGTGTAGGGACAGCCCACGATAGCAGAGCACAGGGGCGCTGCCAAGTCCCGGCATGCGTCCGACCTGATGGCGCCTTTTCGTGCCGGCAGCGTCCGACGGACGGTTGCTTTCCGCGCGGGGCTGCCCTAGCATGGATTCATGGACACGACTATCATACCCACGTTACTGGCTGGGGATTTGGCCGTGCGCTGCACCGTGCTGCTGCTGACTTCTGACCCGCAGGCATCCCGTGAAGAATGGGAGCAGGCGTTCGGAGGCGCGGCGGTGCAGCTCTGCAAGGATACGGCGGCGCTCAATGCGGCCATGCGTGCCGCCGCCACCCATTACTGTCTTGTCTGGAGCGATGCCCTGCAACCGCCGGAGGGTCTGCTGCCCCAGCTGGTCAGCCGTCTGGAGGCTGACCCCGCCTGCCTGGGCATAAGTCCGCTCTGGCGGTATGCGGGGGCAAACGGCCGGGACCATGTGAGCATGGCCGGTCTGGCCGTGGATGGCGGCGGCTGCCTGCGTGTGCCGCACGAGGGCCTGCCCGCGGCGGAGGCCAGCCATGCGGACCTGCTGCGCTGCCGGCTGCTGCCGGGGCAAAGTCTGCTGCTGCGGCGTGACGCCGTGCTGGCGCAGGGCGGTTTTGCCGAACAGCTGGACACGCTGGCCGGGCCGGACCTGTGCCTGCGCCTGGCCGGTGCCTATGGTGCCGGCGCCTTCTTTGCCGTGACCCCGCGGGCGCAGGCCCGCCTGCGGGACATCTTTCTGCCGCTGCGCATCACGGAGCAGTGGAACAGCCTGGCGGAGGCCGGGCGTCTGCCGGAGGCCCCGCGGCCCGATATGGCGGACATGTGCGGCGATGTCTGCGCGGTCAATGCCTGGCTCATGCAGGGGCATGCCGACCTGGTGATGGCCGCGCCCCTGCCGGAAAATGCCGCGTGGGAAGAGGCCTACCTTGCCTGGCGCGCCACGGGAGATGCCGGCCGTCTGGCGCCGCTGCTGGCGGCCATGCCCGCTGACGAGGCCCACACGCTGCGCCGGCTGTGCCGGCAGTTCTCCTCCTGCCTGCCCCATGCGCTGGAATGGTATGTGGCCCGGCAGGCCGACCTTGTGCGCTGCGCCGGCCGCAGCGGGCAGGACGGCATGCAGGCTGCCCTGGCGGACTGGGATGCGGCGGCCTTCCGGCAGCAGCTGCTGCTGCCCGCCATGCACGCCCTGCACATGGCCGACGTGTACGAGTGTTCGCTGGCCCAGTGTGCCGGCCTGTACCCTGCCTGGCGCGAGCTGAAGGACGGTCCGCGCCGTGCCCCGCAGGCGGCCCCGTCGCAGGTGGGCCGTCCTGCGCCGTGCCCGGAAGACGCGGCATGCCCGCCCGTGGCCGTGCTGCTGCCGGTGCGCCATGCCGGCCTGCAGGAGCTGCGGGCCAGTGTGGATTCGCTGCTGGCCCAGCAGCATGCCTGCTGGCAGCTCTGCCTTGTGGATGACGGCGCTTCCGAGGCCACGGCGGCCTGGCTGCGGCAGCTGCCCCACGAGGACAGCCGCATTGCCTGCCGGAAATCTTCGAGCAGCGGGCTGGCCGCGGCCCTGCGCACGGCCCTGGACATGAGCCGGGCGCCCTGGCTCCTGGTGCTGAACGAGGGAGACAGCCTTGCGCCTGACGCGCTGTCCGCCATGGCCCGCGTTGTGGCCGGGCAGCCGGAGCTGCGCCTTGTGTATGCCGACGAGGACCAGGTGGACGGGCGCGGGCTTGCCCGCGACCCCTGGTTCAAAACCGGTTTTGACCGTGACCTGCTGGAAGGGGGCGATGTGCTGGGCCGGCCCGTGCTCATGGCCCGCGAGAGTGTGCTGGCCTGCGGGGGCATTGCCCGGGACGGCGTGGACGGGGCAGAAGCCTACGACCTGCTGCTGCGGCTGACAGACAGTCTGGAAGACCGGCAGGTGACTCAGCTGCCGCTGGTGCTCTATCACCGGCGGGCTGACGGCCCCTGCGCCCGCGGGCATGAGCGGGGTGAGGCCGCAGCGGTCCGGGCACTGGAGGCCCATGGCGTGCGCACCGGGCGCACGGCCGAAATATGCCCGCTGGGCCGGGGAGTGTTCCGGCTGGCGCTGCCTGTGCCGGCATCGCCGCCTGCTGTCAGCGTGGTGGTGCTGGCTCGTCCCGGTGTGGAGCCTTCTTCCCGGCTGGTGGAAGCGCTGGAGGGTCTTGGACGGCAGTGGCCCTGTGACGTGCTCTGGCAGCCGGTGGAGCAGTCTCCTGAAGCCGTGCTTCCCGCGCCTGTTGCCGGCTGGCGGGCGCTGCCGCCGGCCACAAGCTGGGCAGGGGGCTGCAATGCCGCGGCGGAGGCCGCTGCCGGCGAGCTGCTCTTTTTCCTGGATGCGGCGCTGCTGCCCCTGCCGGGCTGCCGGCCGGAACAGCTGCTGCTCCAGGCCCTGCGCCCCGGCATGGGCGTGGTGGGCGGCACGGTGTACCGCGGGGGGAGTGTCTGGAATGCGGGGCTTGTGCCCGGCGCCGGCGGACTGCCCTTTGCCTGGCTGCGCGGTACGGCGCGGAGTGACCTTGCCCGGGCGGGGCGGGGCCTGCTGCGCATCAGCCGGCCGGCCATTGCCGCGCCCATGGAATGCCTGGTGGTGCGCCGGGACCTGTTCCGCGACCGCAATGGCTTCAATGTGAACTTCGGCAGCCTGGCCGGGGCGGATTTCTGCCTTGGGGCAGCCCGTCGCCGGCTGAAGACCCTTATGTGCGCCTGGGGCCAGTGGGAACTGACAGGGGACCATCTGGAAGATGCCCTGGCCGTGGCGGTGCAGGTGGCCATTCAGGAAGGCTCCGGCACCCAGTGCGGCACCCTGCGTGCGGCAGAGTCGCGCGAGAACTATATTGCCTATCAGCAGATATTGCAGCGCTTCAAGGATCGCTGGGGGGACGACATCCGGCGCAGTCCGCTGCGTAATCCGCAGCTGGGCGCCTCGTTTGACAACGACTGGCGGACTCCCCTGTAACAGGGGAAAGGCTGCTGCGACTTCCGGGGTCTGGGGCGGTTCCGCAGGGGGCCGCCCCGTTTTTTTGCCGGCATCAGTCTGCGCCCGGGAACAAAAAAGGCACCCCCCGTTGCGGCGGCTGGGGGGGTGCCGGTATTCTGCCGGGGCAGGTCGGCAGAAAGCGGGAGACTAGAGGGCAATTTCGCCGAACTGTTCCTCGTACTGCTGAATGGCCTGGGCCAGGGCGGCAGCCAGGCGCTTGGCGCTGTGGGGCGTCATGCCCAGGCGCAGCTGAGGCTGCACGGCAAGCACGGGGCCCTGCTGGTCGCGTTCCTGCTGGCTGACGCAGGCCGTGAGCAGCACCTCGCCTGCGGCGAAAGTGGTCTGAAAGGCATTGGCATAGGTGGTGCGCATGCCGGGGGCGGGCAGCAGGGCTACGCGCACCTGTGCGGGATCGGCCTGTGCGCTCTGGTCAGGATAGGCGCTGTTGGCAGGGGTTTTTTTCAGGGCGGGCATGGGGAACCTCGTTATTTTTTGGCGGGTTTGGCGCCGGATTTTTCTGCCGTGCCGCTTTGGGCGGCCTGGTCGGGCGTCTGGCTGCGGATGGTCACGGTGGGCAGCTCCGCAAAGGTGACGCTGCCGGCATCCATGAGGCGGAGGATATCCGCGGTGATGTCCACGCTGTCCGGCGCGTCCAGCACATTCTGCCGGGCAATGACAATGGCCTCTCCCTTCTGGGCGCGCCAGGATGCGATCTGGGCCAGCATGTGCTGGCTGACCACGTTGCGGGCGGCGGCGCGCTCCACATCCAGCTGGCGTTGCAGCAGGGCCAGGCCCTGGCGCAGTTCCTGCTGGCGTTTTTCTTCGGGGTGTTTTTTCAGCTCTTCCTGATAGGCGGCCAGGCCCTTTTGCAGAATGTCCTGGACCTTTTGCACATGGTCATTGGCCTGCCCGGCGGCCTTGGACTGGGTGAGGATGCGCTCCACATCCACGCAGACCACAGGGGGCCTGCCGCCGGTGTCCAGGCATCCGGCCAGCGGCAGGGCAAGCAGCAGCGCAAGGCCGGGCAGAAGGGTGGCAAGACGGGGCATGAAAACTCCTTTACGGGGCATGAAGTGTGCCGATTGGCGTGCCCCGGCAGCAAGACGGATGGCGGGGAAGGACAAGGCCGGTCTCCGGAAGGGGAAAGGCCGGCCCTGTCGGCATTTCCGGCGGAACGCCCCGCGCGTCCCGCCGGAGAGGGGAAGGCAAGCGCAGAAGGAGCACCGCCCCGGCCTGCGGGGCAGTGCTCCTCTGGTATGGGTTAGAACTCGTAACGGAAGGAACCGAACAGACCATGGCCAGTGCTGTTCTGGCCGGCCTGCAGGGTGTAGTTCACGCCGATGCTCATGTTTTCATTGCCCAGTTCCAGACCGATGCCACCCTGCCAGGTGAGATAGTCCATCATCTGGGTTTCCACTTCATAGCTGCCGGGCAGGCCGGTGAACGCCACGTCATGCTTGGCCTCGATATCGCCGGCCGCCGGGATGACGGAGAAGTCCACACTGGGGGTAAAGGCCCAGCCGTTGCCCATCTGGAGGTCCTTGCTGAAGGTGATGCCCACAGGGAAGGTCCAGATGTCCTGGTGGAAGCCGTCGGCTTCCAGCAGGGTGCCGCCGCTGCTTTCCACATCATAGCCCCAGGTATTGAGGCTCATGTAGCGCACGCCGATGTGCGGGATGACATCCAGCACGCTGGTTTCCAGCTTGTATTCGGCACGCACGCCGGCGGAAAGGGCGCTGGCCTGCACGTCCGCTTCCAGATCGCCCATGCCCATGCGGCCGTCCATATCCTGGGACAGGTCGTTCCAGGTGCTGGTGTAGGCCACATCAGCCATGAGGCCGAAGTTCTGGTAGTTCCAGCCCACGTAGGCGCCCAGGCCCCAGAAGTTCATATTGTTCTGGGTGCTGCTGAGGTCGCCGCCGGAGGATTCGGCATAGCCGCCGCCGATGTTGAAGGTGATACCGGCGCGGATGGCGTTTTCAAAGGTGTAGTCCGCACCCAGGGAAACGCCGCCCAGGTTGCCGTTGAAGCCGTAGTCCATATTGCCGGCTTCCATGCTCCAGCCGTGCATGTTCTGCCACAGGGGCGCAATCCACAGGGCAAAGCCGGTGGTGTTGCGGTCCACAATCTTGCCTTCGGCATCCATGGCCTGGATGCCGTCAGCCGGATTGGCAAAGCCCAGACGGTTGACCACGGCATTGGTGGCCGCATCGGACGCCATCTTGGTCATCTGCGGCACGGCGCCGGCAAAGGCCATGCGGGCCGCGCTTTCGATGGTGGAGGCAGCGGCGTCCTTGTCCGCGCCCAGGTAGCGATTGTCCGTGGCACGGCTGAGGAAGCGCACACCCATGTCAGGGGAGTCCACGTTGTTGAGCTGCTGGCCATACAGGGTATTCACCGCATCGGCCATGCCGTCGCTGAGCTTGGGGAAGACCGTGGCGGCGTCGTTGCGGGTGGCGGATACCGTAACAGTAGTGGGAGAACCTGTGGCATCCGTAAACGCCGCATCACCCAGCGAGACCATGTCCGTGGTGGAGCTAACACCCTTCCAGCCGTCGAGGGTGGACCCGCCCGTATTCACATTGCCCACGATGGTGTAAGTTTGCCCGTTCACGGCATTAGCGATCACCAGCTTGGCGCCGCTCTGGACGTAGAGGTTCTGGTTACTGGCGTCAAGAGTAATGGCCGCCGCCGTGCCGTTGATGGTATTGCCGTTGACCACCAGCAGGGAGTCAGTGCCGAAGTAAGCGCCCTGAGATACCGAGCCGCCACTGATCTCGCCAGCCTCATTGACATTGGCATCCACGACGATTTTGCCAGTGCTGCCAAGCGTAAGGTTCTGCCCCAGAACCAGTACAGACTGGTTGGCCCCCACGGTGAAGTTGGGACCAACAGATATCCCGGCCGTCTCCATGGCCTGGCGCATGTCCGCTTCCGACATGCCGCCGATATTGACGGTGGAACCGGCGCCCACCAGCAGTTCCGTACCGAACGTGCTAGCCACGTTGCCAATATTCACATAGGCAGGATCCACAAACATGGTGCCGCCCCCGGCCGTGAACTCGCCGATCTGCATGATGCTGTCCAGCACGTTGACCTGGGAGTTAGCCTCCATGGTCAGGGCATCGATGGCGTACTGGGAAGTTCCTTCCCCACCGCCGTTGGCGTTGAGCGTGCCGCCATTGGTAACCGTTGCTTTCGCCAGCGTCAGGCCCTGATCCTGCGTGTTGCCGGCAAGGCCCATGTTCAAGGTGGCGCTGTCAACAGTGACAGCGGTTGCCACGGCCTCTCCCTCGGCCACAACACCGGTGGAACAGCCTTCGCCACCAGTCAGGGTGATGTCGGAGTTGTCAGTCACTTTGAGGGTGACAGTCGCGGCACCCTCCGTACCGGCGATTTCCAGCCCCTTGGCGGTGAATTTGCTGCTGTCGGCGATAGTAATGGTATCGGCCGCCAGGAGTTCCTTGTCCTCAGTGTTGTCGTCCTTGTGAACGACCGAGACAATCTTATCTGGCACAGAGTCGAT
The nucleotide sequence above comes from uncultured Desulfovibrio sp.. Encoded proteins:
- a CDS encoding autotransporter domain-containing protein; this translates as MTKSGNTSAGNISVANGTLKLAQDLALTGGTLDMSSSSTLAIDGGSLTIDGGTFVADASLLLTEGLETNTTNGIRDTNIVGTKGNLNLRWFDDDYTADEYATAKKNLLGQGTEGATLNFLNASLALNDTQDLVVGAAQNDNEVTITMAPVVVEATEKPSDAATSSENVIDSVPDKIVSVVHKDDNTEDKELLAADTITIADSSKFTAKGLEIAGTEGAATVTLKVTDNSDITLTGGEGCSTGVVAEGEAVATAVTVDSATLNMGLAGNTQDQGLTLAKATVTNGGTLNANGGGEGTSQYAIDALTMEANSQVNVLDSIMQIGEFTAGGGTMFVDPAYVNIGNVASTFGTELLVGAGSTVNIGGMSEADMRQAMETAGISVGPNFTVGANQSVLVLGQNLTLGSTGKIVVDANVNEAGEISGGSVSQGAYFGTDSLLVVNGNTINGTAAAITLDASNQNLYVQSGAKLVIANAVNGQTYTIVGNVNTGGSTLDGWKGVSSTTDMVSLGDAAFTDATGSPTTVTVSATRNDAATVFPKLSDGMADAVNTLYGQQLNNVDSPDMGVRFLSRATDNRYLGADKDAAASTIESAARMAFAGAVPQMTKMASDAATNAVVNRLGFANPADGIQAMDAEGKIVDRNTTGFALWIAPLWQNMHGWSMEAGNMDYGFNGNLGGVSLGADYTFENAIRAGITFNIGGGYAESSGGDLSSTQNNMNFWGLGAYVGWNYQNFGLMADVAYTSTWNDLSQDMDGRMGMGDLEADVQASALSAGVRAEYKLETSVLDVIPHIGVRYMSLNTWGYDVESSGGTLLEADGFHQDIWTFPVGITFSKDLQMGNGWAFTPSVDFSVIPAAGDIEAKHDVAFTGLPGSYEVETQMMDYLTWQGGIGLELGNENMSIGVNYTLQAGQNSTGHGLFGSFRYEF